A genomic region of Chryseobacterium sp. KACC 21268 contains the following coding sequences:
- a CDS encoding acyltransferase encodes MAHQNASIKGIENIKTKGQLKLGVNYIGFCSPKDHTYLNIKGKLIFNSKYLIGRGCRFDIGENAVVSIGNGGYINAFTKLIIMHKLTIGDNCSISWNVQILDEDFHSIQYEDKIERNKEIIIGNNVWIGSGVQIFQGTTIPDGSVIASNAIVRGIFNEENCIIGGNPARIIKKNITWK; translated from the coding sequence TTGGCTCATCAAAATGCGTCAATAAAAGGTATTGAAAACATTAAGACAAAAGGACAATTAAAATTGGGAGTCAATTATATTGGATTTTGTTCTCCAAAAGATCATACCTATTTGAATATTAAGGGGAAATTAATTTTCAACAGTAAATATCTGATAGGCAGAGGATGTCGTTTTGATATAGGAGAAAATGCAGTGGTGAGTATTGGAAACGGAGGATACATTAATGCTTTTACTAAACTAATTATAATGCACAAATTAACAATTGGTGATAATTGCAGCATATCCTGGAATGTCCAAATTTTAGATGAGGATTTTCACTCGATTCAATATGAGGATAAAATAGAAAGAAACAAAGAAATTATAATCGGAAACAACGTTTGGATTGGTTCAGGCGTCCAGATTTTTCAGGGAACAACGATTCCTGACGGCAGCGTTATCGCTTCCAATGCCATTGTAAGAGGCATTTTTAATGAGGAAAACTGTATTATTGGAGGCAATCCGGCAAGAATTATTAAAAAAAACATAACTTGGAAATAA
- a CDS encoding glycosyltransferase, whose product MKKISIVIPVYNAEKYILRCLDSIKQQTYKDFEIILINDRSSDNTLSALNNYKALNSQLDLIILTNDKNSGPSISRNTGIEMATGDYIFFIDADDDLSNNAALEDFIAKTADHPDIVVGENYFFVNDKLTESKYHTLKNTKDTYVGNEILNGFFSTQWASVVWNKLYDINFIRKNNLRFPEGLLHEDELWVFQISALAKKINFLNTKTYNYYYSNQGSITANVGIKNLNDYKAILKEKLKFSKEIDLYNANDKTEIYIRNFAKKILLAKVSLLDFKTFRNFYLELREDFGEYFPKHNEFSLNPLLAYYLYKAKFDERFVLYGKFPKYINPLLKI is encoded by the coding sequence ATGAAAAAAATATCGATTGTCATCCCAGTTTACAACGCTGAAAAATATATTTTGAGGTGTCTGGATTCCATAAAGCAGCAGACTTACAAAGATTTTGAAATTATTCTAATCAATGACAGGAGTTCCGATAATACGCTTTCTGCATTGAATAATTATAAAGCGCTAAACTCTCAGTTAGATCTCATTATTTTAACAAATGACAAAAACTCCGGACCTAGCATCAGTAGAAATACAGGAATCGAAATGGCGACGGGTGATTACATCTTTTTTATAGATGCCGATGATGATTTGTCCAATAATGCTGCACTTGAGGATTTTATTGCTAAGACAGCAGATCACCCTGATATTGTGGTAGGTGAAAATTATTTTTTTGTGAATGATAAGCTGACGGAAAGTAAGTATCATACATTGAAAAATACAAAAGACACGTATGTTGGTAATGAAATACTGAACGGTTTTTTTTCCACACAATGGGCGTCAGTTGTCTGGAACAAGTTGTACGACATCAATTTTATAAGAAAAAATAATTTACGATTTCCGGAAGGGCTCCTTCACGAAGATGAACTGTGGGTGTTCCAAATATCTGCACTTGCCAAAAAGATTAATTTTCTAAACACAAAAACATACAACTATTATTACTCCAACCAAGGCTCCATAACAGCCAATGTCGGGATTAAGAATTTAAATGACTACAAAGCCATTTTAAAAGAAAAATTGAAGTTTTCTAAAGAAATTGACTTGTACAACGCTAACGATAAAACCGAAATCTACATTAGAAATTTTGCAAAGAAAATTTTGTTAGCCAAAGTGAGCTTACTTGATTTTAAGACCTTCCGGAACTTTTATTTAGAGCTGAGAGAAGACTTTGGAGAGTATTTTCCAAAACACAACGAATTCAGTTTGAATCCATTGTTAGCCTACTATCTTTATAAAGCTAAGTTTGATGAGCGTTTTGTTTTGTACGGTAAATTCCCCAAATATATCAATCCACTCTTGAAGATTTGA
- the gmd gene encoding GDP-mannose 4,6-dehydratase, protein MKTALITGVTGQDGSYLAELLLEKGYKVHGVKRRASSFNTQRIDHLYIDQHENHVNFKLHYGDLTDSTNIIRIIQEVQPDEIYNLGAMSHVKVSFDSPEYVANVDGIGTLRILEAVRILGLEKKTRIYQASTSELYGGLEENKNAAGFYDESSPFYPRSPYGVAKIYAFWITKNYREAYDMFACNGILFNHESPRRGETFVTRKITMATAAIAKGKQEVLYLGNLNAQRDWGHAKDYVEAMWRILQQDVAEDYVIATGKTTYVRDFVRMAFAEAGIELSFEGENENEVAKVAKCNHPDYQLEVGKIVVKIDPQYYRPTEVDLLIGDPTKSKTQLGWQPKYDLAGLVKEMMATDLSLI, encoded by the coding sequence ATGAAAACAGCATTAATTACAGGAGTTACAGGACAAGACGGCTCATATTTAGCAGAATTGCTATTAGAAAAAGGCTATAAAGTACACGGTGTCAAAAGAAGAGCTTCCTCTTTCAATACCCAGAGGATTGATCATTTGTATATAGATCAACATGAGAATCACGTGAATTTTAAACTTCATTACGGTGATTTGACAGATTCTACCAATATCATCAGAATTATCCAGGAGGTGCAGCCAGACGAAATTTATAATCTTGGAGCAATGTCCCACGTAAAGGTAAGTTTTGATTCTCCTGAATATGTTGCAAATGTAGATGGAATTGGAACGCTTAGGATTCTAGAAGCTGTAAGAATATTAGGATTAGAGAAAAAAACAAGAATCTATCAAGCTTCTACCTCCGAACTTTACGGTGGTTTGGAAGAAAACAAAAATGCCGCTGGGTTTTATGATGAGAGTTCTCCCTTCTACCCTCGTTCTCCGTATGGCGTTGCAAAAATATATGCATTCTGGATTACCAAAAATTACCGAGAGGCCTACGATATGTTTGCTTGTAATGGGATTTTATTCAATCACGAGTCTCCGAGAAGAGGCGAGACATTTGTTACAAGAAAGATTACAATGGCAACTGCCGCAATCGCAAAAGGAAAACAGGAAGTTCTATATTTAGGAAACCTGAATGCTCAAAGAGATTGGGGACACGCCAAAGATTATGTGGAGGCAATGTGGAGAATCCTGCAGCAGGATGTTGCCGAGGATTATGTGATAGCAACCGGAAAAACCACTTATGTCAGAGATTTTGTTAGAATGGCTTTTGCAGAAGCTGGAATAGAATTAAGCTTCGAAGGTGAGAATGAAAATGAAGTAGCGAAGGTAGCAAAATGTAATCATCCTGATTATCAATTAGAAGTTGGTAAAATCGTTGTGAAAATTGATCCACAGTATTACAGACCAACAGAGGTTGATTTATTAATTGGAGATCCTACAAAATCCAAAACACAATTGGGCTGGCAACCAAAGTATGATCTTGCTGGTCTTGTAAAAGAAATGATGGCAACGGATCTGTCATTAATCTAA
- a CDS encoding glycosyltransferase family A protein: MKKFLTIFTPTYNRAYILPKLYESLVAQTNKNFVWLIVDDGSSDGTEALIQSFKSENIIEIEYLYQENKGKHFAINNGITNTDTDFFIVIDSDDFITENAVAEMEILAAKIKDDQQIAGFTILYFPTQTPYDKEKYGKKEWISNGKVVYDWEFQGEMIFGFKTAIHKQFLFPEFEGEKFCAESLVLRRIERQYKILCTDKVLAFGDYLEDGLSSKFYQLILKNPKGSLLNIKERFKDPLSKQEKHELAKTYWDIASKTNQDFSVKFFGISPFLILNVLVNKFKKKIIS, encoded by the coding sequence ATGAAAAAATTTCTAACCATTTTTACCCCAACCTATAACAGGGCTTATATCCTCCCAAAGTTATACGAAAGCTTAGTTGCTCAGACTAACAAAAATTTTGTGTGGCTGATCGTAGATGATGGTTCCAGCGATGGAACGGAGGCGCTAATCCAATCTTTTAAAAGTGAGAATATCATTGAAATTGAGTATTTGTACCAGGAAAATAAGGGTAAGCACTTTGCTATCAATAATGGTATTACAAATACGGATACTGATTTTTTCATAGTGATAGACAGTGATGATTTTATTACTGAAAATGCTGTTGCAGAAATGGAAATTCTTGCTGCAAAAATAAAGGATGATCAGCAGATTGCGGGATTTACAATACTGTATTTTCCTACACAAACGCCGTATGATAAAGAAAAATATGGAAAAAAAGAATGGATTTCTAATGGCAAAGTCGTTTACGATTGGGAGTTTCAGGGTGAGATGATTTTCGGGTTTAAAACAGCAATTCATAAGCAATTTTTGTTTCCGGAATTTGAAGGTGAGAAATTTTGTGCAGAATCTTTGGTGCTGAGAAGGATAGAAAGACAATATAAAATTCTGTGTACGGACAAAGTCTTGGCTTTCGGTGACTATTTGGAAGACGGATTATCCAGTAAGTTTTATCAGCTCATTTTAAAAAACCCAAAAGGCTCTTTGCTTAATATTAAGGAACGGTTCAAAGATCCATTGTCAAAACAGGAGAAACACGAACTGGCAAAAACATATTGGGATATTGCATCCAAAACCAATCAGGATTTCAGTGTGAAATTTTTCGGAATCAGCCCTTTTCTTATTCTGAATGTTTTGGTAAATAAATTCAAGAAGAAAATAATTTCATGA
- a CDS encoding GDP-L-fucose synthase — MQHKDKIYVAGHRGLVGSAILRELENQGFTNLVTRTSSQLDLRDYQKTAQFFAEEKPDYVFLAAAKVGGIQANNTYRAEFLYENMMIQNNVIHQAHTNGVKKLLFLGSSCIYPKMAPQPLKEDSLLTGTLEPTNEPYAIAKIAGIKMCDAYRSQYNANFISAMPTNMYGPNDNYDLNNSHVLPALLRKFHEAKEQNLPNVTVWGTGTPLREFLHSDDLAKACVFLMENYDDYGHVNVGIGEDISIKDLALLIKKIVGYDGDLVWDTSKPDGTPRKLMDVKKINDLGWTAKISLEEGITKVYQDKFL; from the coding sequence ATGCAGCACAAAGATAAAATATACGTTGCCGGTCATAGAGGTCTTGTAGGCAGTGCCATTCTGAGAGAATTGGAAAATCAAGGATTTACAAACCTTGTGACCAGAACCTCTAGTCAATTGGATCTGCGTGATTACCAAAAAACAGCTCAGTTTTTCGCAGAAGAAAAGCCAGACTACGTTTTTCTTGCAGCTGCGAAGGTCGGCGGAATCCAGGCTAATAATACCTACAGAGCCGAATTTCTTTATGAGAATATGATGATTCAAAACAACGTCATTCATCAAGCTCATACCAATGGGGTTAAGAAACTGCTATTCCTTGGATCCAGTTGCATCTATCCAAAAATGGCACCTCAACCGCTGAAAGAAGACTCTTTACTTACTGGAACTTTGGAGCCAACAAATGAGCCTTATGCCATTGCTAAAATAGCGGGGATCAAAATGTGTGATGCTTACAGAAGCCAGTACAACGCTAATTTTATTTCAGCGATGCCGACCAATATGTATGGTCCAAATGACAATTATGACCTCAACAATTCTCACGTTTTACCTGCACTTTTGAGAAAATTTCATGAGGCCAAAGAACAGAACCTTCCTAATGTAACAGTTTGGGGAACCGGAACACCATTGCGAGAATTTTTACATTCCGATGATCTTGCAAAAGCATGTGTCTTTCTAATGGAAAATTATGATGATTATGGTCACGTGAATGTTGGTATTGGAGAAGATATAAGCATTAAGGATTTAGCATTATTGATCAAAAAAATTGTAGGTTACGATGGTGATCTCGTTTGGGACACTTCAAAACCAGACGGAACTCCAAGAAAGCTGATGGATGTTAAAAAAATAAATGATTTGGGCTGGACCGCAAAAATCAGCCTTGAAGAAGGAATTACAAAAGTTTATCAAGATAAATTTCTTTAA
- a CDS encoding glycosyltransferase family 2 protein yields the protein MSKKISIITVAYNNRFGLEETIKSVTTQDFKDFEFIVIDGNSNDGSKELLENYSAQIDYWVSEPDKGIYNAMNKGIRKASGEYLIFMNSGDRFSAPDILSKIIPHFNGEDIVYGNAYYELENRKKYEYKIPAKITIGSLIKEPICHQSAFFRKELFEKYGLYDENNKIASDWTFMMDIFVHHNISQKYINEFISIFEKIGISTTSNNLGVGEQKKYLAENVSEEVQNMALYFDEYSKFYNGKPGTLLRSIKDKIYSLIYRKRKSERKFID from the coding sequence ATGAGCAAGAAAATTTCTATAATTACCGTGGCTTACAACAATCGATTTGGATTGGAAGAAACCATCAAAAGTGTTACGACTCAGGATTTCAAAGATTTCGAATTTATCGTCATTGATGGGAATTCTAATGATGGAAGTAAAGAATTGCTGGAGAACTACTCCGCACAAATCGATTACTGGGTCAGCGAACCGGACAAAGGAATCTACAATGCCATGAACAAAGGCATCCGAAAAGCCAGCGGAGAATACTTGATATTTATGAACAGTGGCGACCGCTTTTCCGCTCCGGACATCCTTAGTAAAATAATACCTCACTTCAACGGGGAAGACATTGTTTACGGAAACGCCTATTACGAATTGGAAAACCGTAAAAAATACGAATATAAGATTCCTGCAAAAATAACGATCGGAAGCCTCATAAAGGAGCCTATCTGTCATCAATCTGCTTTTTTCCGAAAAGAGCTTTTCGAAAAATATGGTCTTTATGATGAGAACAACAAAATTGCTTCTGACTGGACTTTTATGATGGATATTTTTGTTCATCACAATATCTCTCAGAAATACATCAACGAGTTCATTAGTATTTTCGAAAAGATTGGAATCAGCACAACGAGTAATAACCTGGGCGTTGGCGAGCAAAAAAAATATTTGGCAGAAAATGTCTCAGAAGAAGTTCAAAATATGGCTCTTTACTTTGATGAATATTCCAAATTCTACAATGGAAAACCCGGGACACTTCTGCGCAGTATCAAAGATAAAATCTACAGCCTGATCTACAGAAAAAGAAAGTCTGAACGAAAGTTTATTGACTAA
- a CDS encoding glycosyltransferase family A protein, protein MLKRILSKIKWEILRILGIYKPTPNRFKVSTLNERVLNFIKSKENLPLPAREKDFLPEILIPCYNHGKYLEYLFLTLPTDIPITIINDNSTDDTESHINILKQKYRFKVIKNEENLFQYGSVNKAVKESENNLFIIVNADDLMVPTWIHYAIEKMKHSDLFMFAGTAFPFTTLSEEYNKWNHIFAELVQSISYKPNKEVKYYGPDSAKDFTHDNSINMTFNGCIFLKSAWEYIGGMLPLHERVSMHDDRDFQMRICSFFKIGISEDITTLYRTDSSAGKGTL, encoded by the coding sequence ATGTTGAAAAGAATTCTTAGCAAAATAAAATGGGAGATTCTCAGAATATTGGGAATCTATAAACCTACGCCTAATAGATTTAAGGTAAGTACTCTGAATGAAAGGGTTTTAAATTTTATAAAATCAAAAGAAAATTTGCCTCTTCCAGCTAGAGAAAAAGACTTCTTACCGGAAATTTTAATTCCGTGTTACAATCACGGGAAGTATTTGGAATATCTGTTTTTAACTTTGCCTACTGATATTCCTATTACTATAATTAATGACAATTCTACAGATGATACAGAATCTCATATTAATATATTAAAACAAAAATATAGATTCAAGGTCATAAAGAATGAGGAGAATTTATTCCAATACGGAAGTGTAAATAAAGCGGTAAAAGAATCCGAAAACAATCTTTTCATCATCGTAAATGCGGACGACCTGATGGTTCCAACGTGGATTCATTATGCCATCGAAAAGATGAAACATTCTGATCTCTTTATGTTTGCCGGCACAGCTTTTCCGTTTACGACCCTGTCGGAAGAATATAATAAATGGAATCACATCTTCGCAGAATTGGTACAATCGATATCTTACAAACCCAATAAGGAGGTTAAATATTACGGACCAGATTCAGCAAAGGATTTCACACACGACAATTCTATTAATATGACCTTCAATGGATGTATTTTTCTGAAGTCTGCGTGGGAATATATTGGCGGTATGCTTCCTCTACACGAGCGGGTTTCTATGCACGATGACAGAGATTTTCAGATGAGAATTTGCTCATTTTTTAAGATCGGAATTTCCGAAGATATTACAACCCTATACAGAACGGATTCCTCAGCAGGAAAAGGAACATTATAA